A window from Leguminivora glycinivorella isolate SPB_JAAS2020 chromosome 16, LegGlyc_1.1, whole genome shotgun sequence encodes these proteins:
- the LOC125234905 gene encoding uncharacterized protein LOC125234905 yields MATQELKKLRTARGYTKASITRLYTFCNNDSDVASSALSALDAKRARVTELFKEYDKYNKEILSLDEEDAEDVEDFEDKYYHVLTVLNEAISRKSSPLSESPAAASCQNNFKAKLPTIKIDVFTDSYTSRAYQLERDDTKDPTITEFLLYLEKRALALENAEPSTSGKSQHKAVVNVTATASTACNYCKSNHRLFDCSKFKMLTSTERIAFSKNNSLCSVCLNKHKGKCRFHFRCSTCKEAHNSLLHPDSSANQPQVSLISNLGQNGVLLPTVKVKLYSRTGSEVHVKALLDCCSQGSLVTTKLIKILGLTPSKENTNIIGVKELTTDTQYSIPLDVYSLTRPYRVTANCNVMDKITCKLPQDKLNLDAINIPDGITLSDIDFHQPSEINLLLGGDIFFQVLLLEPVPGQQQESDEDPASPHPTIVNTKLGYIIGGALSRQQTSDKK; encoded by the exons ATGGCCACTCAAGAGCTTAAGAAGTTACGTACAGCGCGAGGCTATACAAAAGCTTCCATTACTCGCCTGTATACATTTTgtaataatgacagtgatgtaGCTAGCAGTGCTTTATCGGCGCTCGATGCCAAAAGAGCGAGGGTGACGGAGCTCTTCAAAGAATATGACAAATATAACAAAGAAATTCTGTCTTTGGACGAAGAGGATGCAGAGGATGTTGAAGACTTTGAGGATAAATATTATCATGTACTGACAGTCCTCAACGAGGCAATTAGTCGTAAATCCTCGCCCTTGTCTGAATCTCCTGCCGCCGCATCATGTCAAAATAACTTTAAGGCTAAGTTGCCTACTATAAAGATAGATGTGTTTACGG ATTCGTACACGTCACGGGCGTACCAGTTGGAGCGAGATGACACCAAGGACCCAACTATCACCGAGTTCCTCTTGTACCTGGAGAAGCGAGCCTTGGCACTGGAGAATGCTGAGCCGTCCACGTCGGGGAAGTCTCAACACAAGGCTGTGGTAAATGTGACAGCGACCGCCTCGACTGCCTGCAACTATTGTAAGTCCAATCACAGATTATTTGATTGTAGCAAATTTAAAATGCTGACTAGCACTGAAAGAATAGCTTTCAGCAAGAACAACAGTCTGTGCTCTGTTTGTCTTAACAAACACAAAGGTAAATGCCGCTTTCATTTCCGGTGTAGTACTTGTAAAGAAGCTCATAATAGCTTACTGCATCCGGATTCCTCGGCTAACCAACCCCAAGTATCTTTGATTTCAAACTTGGGGCAAAATGGAGTGTTGTTACCTACAGTCAAAGTTAAGCTATATTCGCGGACAGGTAGTGAGGTTCATGTGAAAGCTCTCTTAGATTGTTGTTCACAAGGTTCTTTGGTGACCACTAAATTAATAAAGATTTTAGGATTGACCCCAAGCAAGGAAAACACCAATATAATTGGTGTCAAAGAGTTGACTACTGACACACAGTATTCTATACCTTTAGATGTGTACTCATTGACCAGACCTTACCGAGTCACAGCGAACTGTAATGTCATGGATAAAATTACATGTAAGCTTCCACAAGACAAGCTTAATCTAGACGCTATCAATATACCTGATGGGATCACTTTGTCTGATATTGATTTCCATCAGCCGTCTGAGATCAATTTACTATTAGGCGGGGACATATTTTTCCAGGTCCTGCTTCTGGAGCCGGTCCCTGGGCAGCAGCAGGAGTCAGATGAAGACCCAGCGAGTCCTCATCCTACAATTGTAAATACTAAGCTTGGCTACATCATCGGTGGTGCTTTATCACGACAGCAAACCAGTGACAAAA AATGA